A window from Streptomyces griseiscabiei encodes these proteins:
- a CDS encoding sulfite exporter TauE/SafE family protein encodes MSEILLVLLAGLAAGALNAVGGGGTFVALPALVAAGVPPVTANAASTIALLPGSVAGTWVSRHEITQVGAASTRALTLTSVSGGGLGAVLLLVLPSSSFDAAVPWLLAFATVVLAFGRPVLRLLGAGPERVAGLGPGALLTGQFLISVYGGYFGGAVGIMMLALWSLGLGLDPATGNPMRIAQVTAVYISAAALFLVASDALAEPGLLTAMLLGAVVGGFGGARLALRLSARVLRGVVLGTAVTMTVLYFIRAGRG; translated from the coding sequence ATGTCGGAGATCCTTCTCGTGCTGCTGGCCGGGCTCGCCGCGGGCGCGCTGAACGCGGTCGGCGGCGGGGGCACGTTCGTGGCCCTGCCCGCCCTGGTCGCGGCCGGTGTGCCGCCGGTGACGGCGAACGCGGCCTCGACCATCGCGCTGCTGCCCGGCTCGGTGGCCGGCACGTGGGTCTCCCGGCACGAGATCACCCAGGTCGGAGCGGCCTCCACCCGGGCGCTGACCCTGACCAGTGTGTCGGGCGGCGGTCTCGGCGCGGTCCTGCTGCTGGTCCTGCCGTCGTCCTCGTTCGACGCCGCGGTGCCCTGGCTGCTGGCCTTCGCCACGGTCGTGCTCGCCTTCGGGCGTCCCGTGCTGCGGCTGCTCGGCGCGGGTCCGGAGCGGGTGGCCGGGCTGGGGCCCGGGGCCCTGCTGACCGGCCAGTTCCTGATCTCCGTGTACGGCGGGTACTTCGGCGGGGCCGTGGGCATCATGATGCTGGCCCTGTGGAGCCTCGGTCTCGGGCTGGACCCCGCCACCGGCAATCCCATGCGGATCGCCCAGGTCACCGCGGTGTACATCAGCGCCGCCGCGCTGTTCCTGGTGGCCTCGGACGCGCTCGCGGAGCCGGGGCTCCTCACCGCGATGCTCCTGGGGGCGGTCGTGGGCGGCTTCGGCGGGGCGCGGCTCGCGCTGCGGTTGTCGGCTCGGGTGCTGCGGGGGGTCGTGCTGGGGACGGCCGTGACGATGACGGTGCTGTACTTCATCCGGGCCGGCAGGGGCTGA
- a CDS encoding LLM class F420-dependent oxidoreductase produces MPSPDEARLVYGIQLPVQSQSTLYAEPWEADAGPEDLAAIARAADRAGFAYVAVCDHVAIPRRLAPAMSTVWYDPVATLAYLAAVTERVRLLSHVAVVGLRHPLLTAKQYATLDHLSGGRLILGVGAGHVREEFEALGVDFERRGAVLDETVDALRAALGPDEFPSHHGKSYDFENLGQRPRPAQTRVPIWVGGSSPAAVRRAAVRGDGWLPQGDPRDRLPDQIARLRRLREEAGVSAPLTVGAITEPLYVGEPGRDVGRRTLTGRPEALAESLRAYAAMGVDQLQVRFRSRGRTELTDQMEAFGTEVAPLLREGSDRAPGGLTA; encoded by the coding sequence GTGCCCTCACCGGACGAAGCCCGACTGGTCTACGGGATACAGCTCCCCGTCCAGTCGCAGAGCACCCTCTACGCCGAGCCCTGGGAGGCGGACGCCGGGCCGGAGGATCTGGCGGCGATCGCGCGGGCCGCCGACCGGGCGGGCTTCGCGTACGTCGCCGTCTGCGACCACGTGGCCATCCCGCGCCGTCTCGCGCCCGCGATGAGCACGGTCTGGTACGACCCGGTCGCCACGCTCGCCTATCTGGCCGCCGTCACCGAACGGGTCCGGCTGCTCAGCCATGTCGCGGTCGTCGGCCTGCGCCACCCGCTGCTCACGGCCAAGCAGTACGCCACCCTCGACCATCTCTCCGGCGGCCGGCTGATCCTGGGCGTGGGCGCCGGTCACGTACGGGAGGAGTTCGAGGCGCTGGGCGTGGACTTCGAGCGCCGGGGAGCGGTCCTGGACGAGACCGTGGACGCCCTGCGCGCCGCCCTCGGCCCGGACGAATTCCCCTCCCACCACGGCAAGTCGTACGACTTCGAGAACCTGGGCCAGCGCCCCCGCCCCGCCCAGACCCGGGTACCGATCTGGGTCGGCGGCTCGTCCCCCGCCGCCGTCCGCCGCGCCGCCGTCCGGGGCGACGGCTGGCTCCCCCAGGGCGACCCCCGCGACCGCCTCCCGGACCAGATCGCCCGGCTGCGGCGGCTGCGGGAGGAGGCCGGAGTCTCCGCTCCCCTCACCGTCGGCGCGATCACCGAGCCGCTGTACGTCGGCGAACCGGGCCGGGACGTCGGCCGCCGCACCCTCACCGGCCGGCCCGAGGCGCTGGCCGAGTCGCTGCGGGCGTACGCGGCGATGGGCGTGGACCAGCTCCAGGTGCGGTTCCGGAGCCGCGGCCGTACCGAACTCACCGACCAGATGGAGGCGTTCGGAACCGAGGTGGCGCCGCTGCTCAGGGAGGGCTCCGACAGGGCTCCGGGAGGGCTCACGGCCTAG